Proteins encoded in a region of the Flavobacterium sp. PMTSA4 genome:
- the pgmB gene encoding beta-phosphoglucomutase codes for MNKKAFIFDLDGVIVDTAKYHFLAWQKLAQELGIEFTPEHNEELKGVSRVRSLDIILELGGVDASQEDKNKWLIQKNEDYLSYLVDIDESEILPGVLPILKYLKDKNQLIALGSASKNARPILEKTGILPLFDAIVDGNDVSNAKPDPEVFLRAAKLLNTTNENAIVFEDSVAGIQAANIANMTSIGIGDAIILHEAQYNFEDFTFIDFDFIDALIN; via the coding sequence ATGAATAAAAAAGCATTCATATTCGACCTTGACGGCGTTATTGTTGACACAGCTAAATATCATTTTTTAGCTTGGCAAAAATTGGCCCAAGAACTCGGAATCGAATTCACTCCTGAACACAACGAAGAATTAAAAGGTGTTAGTCGTGTTCGTTCATTGGACATTATTTTAGAACTTGGTGGCGTTGATGCTTCACAAGAAGACAAAAACAAATGGCTAATTCAAAAAAACGAAGATTATCTATCTTATTTGGTAGATATAGATGAAAGTGAAATATTGCCTGGTGTTTTGCCTATCTTAAAATATTTAAAAGACAAAAACCAACTTATTGCATTAGGTTCTGCAAGCAAAAATGCCCGACCTATTTTAGAAAAAACTGGAATTCTTCCATTATTCGATGCTATCGTTGATGGGAATGATGTTTCTAATGCAAAACCTGATCCTGAAGTTTTCCTCAGAGCAGCAAAATTACTTAACACTACAAATGAAAACGCTATTGTTTTCGAAGATTCAGTAGCGGGAATTCAGGCTGCAAACATTGCAAACATGACAAGTATTGGAATTGGAGATGCAATTATTTTACATGAAGCACAATATAATTTTGAAGACTTTACATTCATAGACTTTGATTTTATAGATGCTTTAATCAATTAA
- a CDS encoding glycoside hydrolase family 65 protein: MNQDYIKPDNWSIIEEGFDAERVKSSESLFSIGNGAMGQRANFEEHYSGKTFQGSYIAGIYYPDKTKVGWWKNGYPKYFAKVLNAPNWIGIDIEINGENFDLAKCKAVKNFRRELNMKEGIYYRSFEAILQNDVEVAVKVTRFLSLDIDELGVINYEITPLNKDVTIIYKPYLDAGVHNEDANWEERFWETLDIKNTGNEAFVTAKTHKTNFLATVFMHNVLLLNNEELSISPVDKDTTGDKITFTYEVKAAKNQSSTIQKYGGYTVSMNHDDTTIAAEKVIEKALAEDYNTLLENQKLAWAKIWEMSDITIDGDVKAQQGIRFNIFQLNQTYLGKDSRLNIGPKGFTGEKYGGSTYWDTEAYCIPFYMATKDQEVARNLLAYRYNHLEKAIENAAKLGFKNGAALYPMVTMNGEECHNEWEITFEEIHRNGAIAFAIFNYYRFTGDYSYIPEKGLEVLIGIARFWQQRATFSTYRNQYVILGVTGPNEYENNVNNNWYTNYLAKWCIDYAIEQINKVQKEFSADYARVMSKVNLDNAEIAHWKAVADNMYFPYSEEHGVYLQQDGFLDKELVKVHDLDKAQRPINQKWSWDRILRSPYIKQADTLQGFYFFEDHFNKEQLEKHFDFYEPFTVHESSLSPCVHSIQAAVLGRMEQAYTFYLRTSRLDLDDYNKEVEEGLHITSMAGTWMSIVEGFGGMRVKNDTLHFEPKIPNEWKGYSFKINFRNQILKVSVSHSETNFSLEGKNAITVFVNGKEVLVEPNSLVTV, translated from the coding sequence ATGAACCAAGATTATATTAAACCTGACAATTGGTCAATTATAGAAGAAGGATTTGATGCTGAAAGAGTAAAATCATCTGAGAGTTTATTCAGCATCGGAAATGGAGCAATGGGTCAACGTGCCAACTTTGAAGAGCATTATTCTGGCAAAACATTTCAAGGTAGTTATATTGCAGGAATTTATTATCCAGACAAAACTAAAGTAGGTTGGTGGAAAAACGGTTATCCTAAGTATTTTGCTAAAGTATTAAATGCACCAAACTGGATTGGAATTGACATAGAAATCAACGGAGAAAATTTTGACCTAGCTAAATGTAAAGCGGTTAAAAACTTCCGTCGTGAGCTAAATATGAAAGAAGGTATTTATTACCGTTCTTTTGAAGCAATCTTGCAAAACGATGTTGAAGTTGCCGTAAAAGTTACCCGTTTCCTTTCTTTGGATATAGATGAATTAGGTGTTATCAATTATGAAATTACTCCTTTAAATAAAGATGTAACTATAATTTACAAACCATATTTAGATGCTGGTGTTCATAACGAAGATGCCAATTGGGAAGAACGTTTCTGGGAAACTTTAGATATAAAAAACACTGGAAACGAAGCATTTGTAACAGCTAAAACCCATAAAACTAATTTTTTAGCAACTGTATTTATGCATAATGTTCTTTTGCTAAATAATGAAGAATTATCAATTTCTCCCGTTGATAAGGATACAACTGGTGATAAAATCACCTTTACTTACGAAGTAAAAGCAGCTAAAAATCAATCGTCAACTATTCAAAAATATGGTGGATATACGGTTTCAATGAATCACGATGATACTACAATTGCTGCCGAAAAAGTAATTGAAAAAGCACTAGCTGAAGATTATAACACTTTACTTGAAAATCAAAAACTTGCTTGGGCTAAGATTTGGGAAATGAGTGATATTACCATTGACGGCGATGTCAAAGCACAACAAGGTATTCGTTTTAATATTTTCCAATTAAATCAAACCTATTTAGGTAAAGATTCTCGCTTAAATATTGGTCCAAAAGGTTTCACCGGCGAAAAATATGGTGGCTCAACTTATTGGGATACTGAAGCCTATTGTATTCCGTTCTATATGGCGACCAAAGACCAAGAAGTTGCCCGAAATCTATTAGCGTATCGATACAATCATTTAGAAAAAGCCATCGAAAATGCTGCCAAACTAGGCTTCAAAAATGGCGCAGCTTTGTACCCAATGGTTACTATGAACGGTGAAGAATGCCACAACGAATGGGAAATCACTTTTGAAGAAATTCATAGAAACGGAGCCATTGCTTTTGCTATTTTCAACTACTATCGCTTTACTGGAGATTATAGTTATATCCCTGAAAAAGGTCTAGAGGTATTGATAGGCATTGCTCGTTTTTGGCAACAACGTGCTACGTTTTCAACCTATCGTAATCAGTATGTAATTCTTGGGGTTACGGGTCCAAACGAATATGAAAACAACGTAAACAACAACTGGTACACCAACTATTTAGCCAAATGGTGTATCGATTATGCCATAGAACAAATCAACAAGGTTCAAAAAGAATTCTCAGCAGATTATGCTAGAGTAATGAGCAAAGTAAATCTCGACAATGCCGAAATTGCACATTGGAAAGCCGTTGCAGACAATATGTATTTCCCATATTCAGAAGAACACGGAGTGTATTTACAACAAGATGGTTTCCTAGATAAAGAACTAGTCAAAGTTCACGATTTAGATAAAGCTCAGCGACCTATCAACCAAAAGTGGTCGTGGGATAGAATACTTCGTTCGCCTTACATCAAGCAAGCAGATACTCTACAAGGATTCTACTTCTTCGAAGACCATTTTAATAAAGAACAATTAGAGAAACATTTTGATTTCTACGAACCATTTACGGTTCATGAAAGTTCTCTATCGCCTTGCGTACATTCTATTCAGGCGGCAGTTTTGGGTAGAATGGAACAAGCATATACCTTTTATTTACGCACATCGCGTCTAGATTTAGACGACTATAATAAAGAGGTCGAAGAAGGTCTTCACATTACTTCCATGGCGGGTACTTGGATGAGTATTGTGGAAGGTTTTGGTGGAATGCGTGTAAAAAATGACACACTACACTTTGAACCTAAAATCCCTAACGAATGGAAAGGTTATTCCTTTAAGATTAACTTTAGAAACCAAATCCTAAAAGTTTCTGTAAGCCACTCTGAAACTAATTTCAGCCTTGAAGGCAAAAATGCAATCACTGTCTTTGTTAATGGCA